Proteins from a genomic interval of Zingiber officinale cultivar Zhangliang chromosome 1B, Zo_v1.1, whole genome shotgun sequence:
- the LOC122040418 gene encoding LIM domain-containing protein WLIM2b-like, translating into MSFSGTQDKCKACEKTVHFIELVRADGVPFHKTCFRCSHCKGTLSISNYSSVDGILYCKPHFEQIFKVTGSYSSKNLLASKSAGEKELTRVPSKVSSMFSGTQERCASCNKTAYPLEKVTVEGEIYHKTCFKCFKGGCTLTASSYAALDGVLYCKHHFSQLFKETGSYSQLTKNASMKRSASSRRSSEDSSALEEAAAAAVAAEAGTAAEAEAP; encoded by the exons ATGTCGTTCAGTGGAACCCAGGACAAGTGCAAGGCCTGCGAGAAGACTGTCCATTTCATTGAGCTAGTGCGCGCGGATGGCGTCCCTTTCCACAAGACCTGCTTCAGATGCAGCCACTGCAAAGGAACTCTTTCT ATCAGCAATTACTCTTCCGTGGATGGCATCCTCTACTGCAAACCTCACTTCGAGCAGATCTTCAAGGTGACTGGAAGTTACAGCAGCAAGAATTTACTGGCTTCCAAGTCTGCGGGAGAGAAGGAACtg ACGAGGGTTCCGAGCAAGGTGTCTTCCATGTTCTCTGGAACTCAAGAAAGATGTGCCAGCTGCAACAAAACGGCGTACCCCCTTGAGAAG GTTACGGTGGAGGGGGAGATATACCACAAGACGTGCTTCAAGTGCTTCAAAGGCGGGTGCACGTTGACGGCGTCGTCGTACGCGGCGCTCGACGGCGTGCTCTACTGCAAGCACCACTTCTCGCAGCTGTTCAAGGAGACGGGGAGCTACAGCCAGCTCACCAAGAACGCCTCCATGAAGCGCAGTGCCAGTTCCAGGAGGTCGTCGGAGGACTCGTCGGCCCtcgaggaggcggcggcggcggcagtgGCGGCCGAAGCGGGAACAGCAGCGGAAGCGGAGGCACCGTAG